One segment of bacterium DNA contains the following:
- the rsmG gene encoding 16S rRNA (guanine(527)-N(7))-methyltransferase RsmG, producing the protein MNNNINENDNWEIFIKKAEEFNINLTDKQVNQFKKYWQFLYEYNKHTNLVSSAEADIVVLKHFADSLSIGLLENELNLNSPKSVIDIGIGGGFPGVPIIITYPQLKLCAVDSVGKKTEFISQLSQELGFNDRIEIINSRAEELSSSNDSLFDIAVSRAVSKLNVLLEYTLPFIKVGGYFIAYKAKTFQEEIIEAKQALAILGGEVIKTVNYTLSNEERNLILVKKIKPTPEKYPRRTGTPGKNPL; encoded by the coding sequence ATGAATAATAATATAAACGAAAACGATAACTGGGAAATTTTTATAAAAAAAGCTGAAGAATTTAATATAAACCTGACAGATAAGCAGGTCAATCAGTTTAAAAAATACTGGCAGTTTCTATACGAATATAACAAGCATACAAATCTTGTAAGTTCTGCCGAGGCTGACATAGTGGTTTTAAAGCATTTTGCAGATTCTCTTTCTATTGGTCTACTAGAAAACGAATTAAATCTAAATTCTCCAAAAAGTGTTATTGATATCGGCATAGGTGGAGGATTTCCCGGAGTCCCCATAATTATAACTTATCCGCAGTTAAAACTTTGTGCTGTCGATTCTGTCGGCAAAAAAACAGAATTTATTTCTCAACTTTCTCAAGAATTGGGATTTAATGACAGAATTGAAATTATAAACTCGAGAGCTGAAGAACTTTCTTCTTCAAATGACAGTTTATTCGACATTGCTGTTTCAAGAGCTGTAAGCAAACTTAATGTCTTGCTGGAATATACTTTGCCTTTCATTAAAGTTGGCGGATATTTTATAGCTTATAAAGCAAAAACTTTTCAAGAAGAAATTATCGAAGCAAAACAAGCACTGGCTATTTTAGGGGGAGAAGTTATTAAAACAGTCAATTACACTCTTTCTAACGAAGAAAGAAATCTTATTTTGGTCAAAAAAATAAAGCCTACTCCCGAAAAATACCCGAGAAGAACAGGAACACCCGGCAAAAATCCTCTATAA